A stretch of DNA from Lycium ferocissimum isolate CSIRO_LF1 chromosome 4, AGI_CSIRO_Lferr_CH_V1, whole genome shotgun sequence:
ACAACAGAAGAAAGACAATAGATCATCTTAGTACAAGGGTTACCTATTTGGATCTTTTTTGACTTCCAGTGTGATGCCATCTTCATTCCCAGTTCCACAAGAAAATACACGAAGACGATCGCTAAATCACAAAAGATTACCCGAATTCATCATACTTACAGAAGGTACAACAAAATGAAAGTACACAGTTAGACAACCCATAGAACTATTCATATGTTGGCATTGGTAGAACTGTCATTGACGGACAAACCTGTAAGATCCAGATGCAAATTGAAGTCCGTCTCCATTGAGGCAGCAATCAAACTTATCGAAGATGGCATCATTTGTATACAACTCAGGAAGCTGCCACACAACATGCATCAAAATCAGAAAATGCTATCAAGCTATTTGATTAAAcatcattttcacacattacatCATATCACTAACTGTTTATATCTTAGTAAACCTCTGAAAAAAATTTGTCGTGAAGACAGACCTTAGGGCGGAGGTGTTCATGAATCTTATATGTTGCAACTGGGGAAGTCTCCATGTGAGTGTCCCATAGCTAATAATAAACAAATAAGACATAATTACAGATCCAACAATGACAGACAATGTAAAAGGTAAAAGAAAGCAATGAGCACTATAAAATATGAAACACACAAAGTCACAGCTTATTTGTAATGTCACCAAGATTAAGAGAACAAAAAGATTCCACTAACAAAAGATGAAAGAATCAAAATGAGGTGGCAGTTATAaaggcaaaaaagaaaaacaggaGGAAAAGCACAAATCAACAAGCTGAATACACTTTTAAGGAGCCAAAAGATGAATTAAGGAAAATGCTGGACACACAGAATTCCCCAGAATAGATAGTGCAGCACATATTAATACTAACTCTATCCTGTGGATTACTCAGTTTAGTTCTTGAGTATTTAATTGAAATGTTTATATTCGGAATTCATTTCTTTGATGAACGTAATTAGAGATCAATAAACTGCACAGGAAATATAGTTACGAACTAAAGCTCAGTGTACATATATAGTAAAAGGATTATCGAAATTGAGAAAACCTTCAGAGTCATGTAATCCCGAGTTAAAATATGCCTTCCATCCATTGCATACTTCATGTCAGATATAGAAGCAATGATCTCACTGAATAATGTTTTAGAGCCACGGCTCCCCCCATCTTGCAGTCTGTAAAAAGTAGTACCATAAGCTGCGGCTCGTTAGAAGTACTGTAAGCAGATTAGAAGCCGCACTGCGTCATACGGATGAGAGAAATAAAACGGAGATGGGTGTAAAACTCACATTTTCACATTGTGATCACATAGTGCGGACTTCCTCATGTCAACAAGCCGGATGAATCCCCGTGAACTACTATAGGCCAACAAATTGCAgtgaaatggatggaattctgCTGATGTAATCACCTCTACATTGAAAATGGCGCAATGTTCATTCTCATCCTTTATCAGATGGCAGTCTGGTCAAACATTTGATGCAGAATAAAAGCATATGGTGATGAAACTAAATTAACCTAATGGCATTATTCTATCCATGTCATAAAGTAGATCATCATCTTCAAATTACAGGTCAAGTCCTCTTCAGGGGAGGAGCAAGGGCAGCTTCTGATCTCTTTCAAACATTTATAgagttcctttctttcttttcttttattctatttttcccGGAGATGACAGGAGCCATTCTCCTTATATCACAGGAGAACAAGATGTCAGAATGAATGCACttgaagaataaaaaataatgctTCTACAAATTCTTGAAGTGTTCTGGCATCATATCATTAGCAGTTCATATTTACAGATTACACCTCCATACTTTTAGAGAATATAAACTGGAGACTTCAAATAATGGTTAACAGAGAGTAGCACCGATGCATGAGATAAGATCCAGTAGGTTATAGCATACAAAATGCTTCGAGAAGAGATCCAGAATCACCTGTAAGATCTTCCATATCTTTTGGCTTCATGTCAATGATATTGAAACACTGATCTCTGACCTCAAGGTTCCACAAGTTTATCCTAAGGTCATCTCCAGAGAGGAATGTTTCACCATCACTGTAAAAGTATTAAAATCAGAGTATTATCTAATGCCTACTGTTGAGTTTTTCTGGTACTGATACTTAAAGAAGGATAATCTAGTCTGAACGATCAAGCTCAATCAGAAACACAAACAACAGGTGTTGGTCAAATTTCATTCCAAGTGAGCAAGTTTAAAATTCATAATATTTGCAAGAACACAAGAATACCTATTGTTTGAAATGGAATTGATGTTGAAATCATGAGCATTTGCATACACTCTTCGGGATCTTGTAGAAGCCACATCTGTGATATCTGCAAGCTAGTTACAACAGAAGCTGGAATTACATGATATGAAAGCATGACAAATGCATATAATTTGGGGAGAAGTGAAAGTAACGAAGAATGAGAGAACATTTCAGGTTACAAGTAGAATGATTAACACTCTTCCCATGTCATACATGTGATGGCAATGTGTCGCTCACTTTGTTAGTCCATTCTAGACTGCGACCATTAGCATGAAACAGTTCACTTTGTCCGCTCATGTAACTTCTATCAGCTAAAAGAGAATTCTCTGAAGTCACGGATGAATTGACGTCCATTTGTTTAACTTTCTTTACCTTCTGTTCCTTGATCTGCAAAAGAAACAAATGAAGAAAACAGTAAATTGATATGTACAATTTAGTAAGATTACAGTAAATAGGAACTTACAAATGTATCTAAGTTCATCCAGAAAGAACACCCATCCAGCTTTTTTTCGTAATGCACAGACAAAAGTTCCATCTAGACAGACTCTAAACAGGCAATGCAactaatatttatatttcaccaaaCAAAGTTATGTACAGAGGAACTGTGTAAAGGCAGAAAACTGTTCTCAAggtactttttttaaaaaaaaaaaaaaaaaactggtaaCTGTATTTTTTCTCAAGGTACATTTTTACTATCAAATCACATAACATAACAGATGGATAACTTAATCCCCTAAAAGGACTTATCCAAATTTCCAGAAACCTATAAGCCagaaccctttctttcttcaatttgaaCTCGTCTGAAGATTCATGGATACCACAGGAATTTCATACCTTCCAAAGTTTTATCGTCCTGTCATTTGCTGTAAGAAGAAATAATGATCTGTTGAGTTTCGTAGACCATCTGATTTTATTAATCTTCTCTTCAATTTCCACACTCTTCAAATAATCAAACTGAAGAAGATGTAACATGATCAGCACCCATAGTTCATAAAGATCACCAATAGTCTATAGATGCAGAATTTTAAGTAGCCTTAGGGATGTACTTGAAGGTAGATAAAATAAATATCTAATCATACCTCGGGTTCATGACTCTGGAATTCCGTCATATATTGAAATTCAGGAGGCTGCCTTTGTGGAACATTGAATTGACCAGAGTCAGTTCGAGAACTGTACTCAAGGAGATCCTAGAAGACCATAAAGGTGAacagattatgtgatgtgaaGTTTGAATATGGCACTGAAGAAAGTATATAATCTTTTGTGGCAGGACTCATATTTACACAAATGATATTTCCGAAAATTTTGTCCGCACTTCTTTACCAGCATGACGCTCAAAAATCATGACACGTCCGCCTTGATCTCCAACAGCCAGATGATCTCCATTCTTGTCAAACTCCATTGCAGATAAAATATCGCCTAACATAAAATGCTTTTTATGTTTAGGTCATCGAGAAATATAAAGGCAGAAATAAAAGTGACACCTTCTTTGGTTCATaattcctctcttcttcttttttcaagtGAGAGGgtaaaataaggaaataagaacTAGACATTACTTTGCTGCTTTCATTTCTATATAACTGATATGCAAAAAAAGCTCTAGAAGTATAAAGTTGGGCAGCAGAAGTCACATGCGAAGGTACCAAAAGTTCATAGGCCACCCAAATTTCTTTTCCAGGGTATATGAGAATTTCAAGATAGATCTATTATTAGATGACGAATAAAATGCGTGTGGATGTAGTCGAACATGCTCAACGAactgaaaaaattattttccattaCATAATCAGTATTGGCTTCAACAACCCCATGCCAACTTTCTGTTGTTTAACAATCCTCATACCACGCTCTACCCCCTTCTCATTCAAAGGATGCAAACATCCGTGCCAGTTCTTCCCCTTCCACACATTCGATGTGTTGCTTTTAATGGATTGGTTTGTGAAAAATGTTCCTTCTTTTAGACTCTATGCTAGTGATTCTCCTCACATTATCCGTCAGTTTCGTATACCAACATAGCAAACATGGCTGACAGAAAAGAGTAAACCATAATATCCCTACTATTGTGAGAGTCTCATAACCTTAAGTCCCCAATTGAATTTCCAAAGCAACACCTTATGGAAGTTTAAGATTGATCTATACATAGTAAAGGAATAAGAATTAGTTCCGGGACAAGTGGCTTTTTCTCAACTTCATATTCAAAAAAACCGGCTCCTCATACTTCTGCTAGCATCAACCACTCTCTTCTCTCGATTCAATATTGCACGTTCCAAAATTAAGCAATATCCTTTATTCCAGAATTAACAACTGCAACtattacaataacaacaacaagtcAAGAACTACTACTACTGAGCCTCAGTCTCGAGCTAGTTGGGATCAGCTAAAATGTCACCTGCCAGAACTAAACCCGCATCCCAGTTTCTAAATTATCCCTGTATTATCTTTTGTTAATTACAAATAACACGTGTCACTTTCTGTGTGCAACCAAATCAGACAAGTTTACCCAATTAGGCTTCAAGATTTCATGTATAAATCTACAACATCCAATTAAGGGCAGAAAAATTACTTCTGGCCCAATACTTGCCTTCCAATATTTCTTAAAAAGACAGGACAGTTCAAATAAGAATACTACCATTCACCACTTATAATattcttttagttttttttccAAATGGCTCCATATTTCTGATATTTCAGAAACAAATATTACACATTTCATTCCAAAGCAAATTGATAAAGCCAAAAAATTGGACCAAAGGAAGGAAACAATTTatgaacccccccccccccccaccaacacacacacaaaaccccaaagaacaacaacaacccagtaaAATCCCAtcaggtggggtctggggaggcaGAGTATACGCAGGCCTTACCTCTACCGTGTGacaggtagagaggttgtttcagATAGACCCCAATtcaagaagagaagaaaagagagatgAAAAAGCATGAGTAATAATAATCAATAATAACAGCCAAATAATAAGATGATAGAGTGAAAAAAACAACTAGAtaagaaaaatacaaatcaaaTAGTAGCATATTACTGGAATTCATTCACGTAAAATGTTTAGTGgtgaagaaaagagaaagaaatataCAATCTTGAATATATTCACCGGGAGTTTGTTCACCAAAGACTTGAGAGAATTTCCATTCAGTCATAGCTCCTTACTCAAGAAACTAAGACACCCAAGATTTGAGTTTGAACGTATCTACTATTTTTAACTGTTAAAGATTGAATATTGGAGACAAAGAATAAGGGAGAATCTTGAAAATGTTAAgtacttaaattttttatttctatttggCTAGTGAAGTTCAAGAGTATATTGGGGGACTATTCTTGTTATCCACTCGATGTTTCCCGGGTAAAAGAGTTTGTGCAATAActgttttttgtctttttctatGAGTAACCAATGGATACACGTACGGTAGTTGATAATAAGAGTACACGCAGGGAATGCCATGTGATGGGTAACAGCCCATCTTAAATATttctccgtctcaaattatttgaaataatttaactagacacgaaatttaaaaaaaaaaaaaatttgaaatctatgatctaaaataagtcatacatatttatatggctgtaaataatttcattaagaataaaatgagatgttttatattaaataatttctaaatatagaaatgtatcattctttttaagacatactaaaaagaaaaacagaagGAATAGTGTTTATtcgtaggcgtttggccatgatttcaaatatttttgttttatttactttctccgtcccaatttatgtgttttacttttttttttttggtatgtcCAAAAAAGAGTCTTTCTATATTTTAGAAAGTTGATAATTCGAACATCCTACTGtacatgacaagtttataaccacaagattcaaagaatattttagtacataaGACACATCTTTTATTTAGGACCCAAAGATTCAAAGtctcttttaatttcttatcGTGTCTAGTTAAATTAAGACATTTAAATTGAGATGGGAAAAgtaaaatttatgaaattggagttGAAGATCGAGTTGTGTATGATTATATTTTTTGCAAAGGAGAGAAGATAACTCTTTATTTGGAGTTTATGAAGATGGAGTTAAAAAACAGATTTGGAGCACTCTTTCGAATTTAAAATCCAATTCCTAAGTCGGACttgaaaattttataaccaaacactTATTTTGCATTATAGTGAAAATTTactccaataaaaaaaaaagtgaataattttcacGGCCAAATGACTCCGAACCCACTTTTTCTTCATGTCTTCAAGAAATTTATGTAACACACAAGTTGGGACCCGGAGAGTAGTCATTAAAGGAATTGCAAGTATACACTTAATAATTACTAAATTAATTAGTACATGgattaagaaattaaaaaaatcaaatcaagatTAGTTTGATCTTTTAAATGTTTTATCCATGTAAGGAAAAACCAACCATCTATGCTCAAGCCTTATTAGAACTTAGAAGACTCACTGGTAAAAAACAAGTCATCCGAGAAGACTTCACTACACTATAGATGGATAAATATCATCCCATGAAATGAAACCAACTAATTTGACTCAGATTTTCAGAACTTCAAACAAAAGGACCCTAAAGATCTTGAAGGTGTACGAAATTAGGGGTCCACAGACCATATCTTTGtgccattttttaaaatcattcttCAAGAAATGATACAAATGGGTGtcatatattttttcttcttttttatcctCAGAGAAATTTACTGTCAGCAAAGGAGCCACTTCCTTTGCTTGGTTATTGTCACTAGTGAGTATTAGAAACAATGCTTTCCACAGAAATCTACAGCTGCCTTCCAAATTTCACAAGCCAAAGgaacatttatttttattctctttttaaCCCCTTCTTTTGATCCTTCTCCAAGCCAAAATTGCAAGTTGTGTAGTTTCTTCCATTCTTTCTTTGATTTGAATCTTTTAAACGATCGATTAGCAGGGAAAGCTGTTGACAGTGAGAATATTCTCAATCTCGCTAACTGTACTTAACATGGTCAGTTCATGCAGAAACTTGAGTGTCCTGAGGTACTGCTTCCTTCACCTTCTGTTAGTAACCAAGACATAGCATGAGTTTAAGTGATCAAGTTTCTAGCCCAAAAATACTGAGAAATTCTACTTACATTGGAAACTTCAATCCATAGATCAAGTGTCTTCACCGCTTTGCCAGATTGTAGTGTCTCACGAGCTAAGGACACTCCTTCAGCCAGATTGTTAACATGTCCACTAACCAGGAGAGCAGCTGATGCATTTAGTGCCTGTGAATTTATTTGATAGATAAAGTAAGAACTTTGAAGGTGAAAGGAAGTTATTGAAAGTGGAAACAAGCCCTGTTAAGTTTATAAGAGGAGGGTTCGTACATCTGTCAACAAGCTACGTTCATCAGATCATTTTACAGGGATATTTCAGCATTACAGACCAAGAAACTTACAAATGCATCAGCAATCGACCCTTTTTCTCCTGACAGCACACGTCTGAGCATCTCAGCGTTGTACTCTGGACCTCCACCTCGCAAGCTTTCCAGAGTGCAGCGAGGGATGCCAAAGTCCACTATTGAAGGATAATCTTGTCAGACTTTTTTTACAGAAAGACAAAGTTAAATGACTAATGAAAAACACATTGATCATAATGCATCATTCTTTATTGCAGAGTTCTGCAATGCATATTTAGAGGGACATTCACTGGTTATCCGTGCGaattgcacaaaaaaaaaaaaaaaaaaaagttttaactGGACCTGATATTAACAGGTCACTTACA
This window harbors:
- the LOC132052928 gene encoding serine/threonine protein phosphatase 2A 55 kDa regulatory subunit B beta isoform-like isoform X1, encoding MTEWKFSQVFGEQTPGEYIQDCDILSAMEFDKNGDHLAVGDQGGRVMIFERHAGKEDLLEYSSRTDSGQFNVPQRQPPEFQYMTEFQSHEPEFDYLKSVEIEEKINKIRWSTKLNRSLFLLTANDRTIKLWKIKEQKVKKVKQMDVNSSVTSENSLLADRSYMSGQSELFHANGRSLEWTNKVSDTLPSHLADITDVASTRSRRVYANAHDFNINSISNNSDGETFLSGDDLRINLWNLEVRDQCFNIIDMKPKDMEDLTEVITSAEFHPFHCNLLAYSSSRGFIRLVDMRKSALCDHNVKILQDGGSRGSKTLFSEIIASISDMKYAMDGRHILTRDYMTLKLWDTHMETSPVATYKIHEHLRPKLPELYTNDAIFDKFDCCLNGDGLQFASGSYSDRLRVFSCGTGNEDGITLEVKKDPNRKPTSQATSRPRRSSLSNLARGFYRQGQDLSSENEITCNLKSKLLHLAWHPTQNLIACSVGSSVFMYHA
- the LOC132052928 gene encoding serine/threonine protein phosphatase 2A 55 kDa regulatory subunit B beta isoform-like isoform X2; this encodes MLDLLEYSSRTDSGQFNVPQRQPPEFQYMTEFQSHEPEFDYLKSVEIEEKINKIRWSTKLNRSLFLLTANDRTIKLWKIKEQKVKKVKQMDVNSSVTSENSLLADRSYMSGQSELFHANGRSLEWTNKVSDTLPSHLADITDVASTRSRRVYANAHDFNINSISNNSDGETFLSGDDLRINLWNLEVRDQCFNIIDMKPKDMEDLTEVITSAEFHPFHCNLLAYSSSRGFIRLVDMRKSALCDHNVKILQDGGSRGSKTLFSEIIASISDMKYAMDGRHILTRDYMTLKLWDTHMETSPVATYKIHEHLRPKLPELYTNDAIFDKFDCCLNGDGLQFASGSYSDRLRVFSCGTGNEDGITLEVKKDPNRKPTSQATSRPRRSSLSNLARGFYRQGQDLSSENEITCNLKSKLLHLAWHPTQNLIACSVGSSVFMYHA